From Vibrio crassostreae, one genomic window encodes:
- the fdhD gene encoding formate dehydrogenase accessory sulfurtransferase FdhD → MVKPNIIKTSENPLQTIEVEVFDEYGEKLTKQIACERPLTVMLNWKEIVTLMTLGSRPESLVLGYLKNQSFLSDPEAVESIIIDWETSSAAVITKEDTSQLEQALKKKTVTSGCGQGTMYGNVMKQLEDYQVPQNKIKQSEIYTALEALTHYNDTYKKAGAVHGCAVCKDDKVLSFVEDVGRHNAVDTLAGEMWLNKESGEDKIFYTTGRLTSEMVIKVAQMGIPVLLSRSGVTQMGLDLAQKFGITTIARAKGLRFQVFTGADKIDFDVKGEQASSED, encoded by the coding sequence GTGGTAAAACCAAACATAATAAAAACCAGTGAGAACCCACTTCAGACAATCGAAGTTGAAGTGTTTGATGAATATGGCGAAAAGCTAACGAAACAGATCGCGTGTGAGCGCCCTCTTACCGTGATGTTGAACTGGAAAGAGATCGTAACCTTAATGACATTGGGCTCTCGTCCTGAGTCATTAGTCTTAGGTTATTTGAAAAACCAAAGCTTCCTTTCCGATCCTGAAGCGGTTGAATCTATTATCATCGATTGGGAAACCAGCTCTGCTGCGGTTATCACCAAAGAAGATACAAGCCAACTTGAGCAAGCTCTTAAGAAGAAGACAGTAACCTCTGGCTGCGGTCAAGGCACTATGTATGGCAACGTAATGAAGCAGTTGGAAGATTACCAAGTGCCTCAAAACAAGATTAAGCAATCTGAAATCTACACAGCGCTTGAAGCGCTGACTCATTATAACGATACCTACAAGAAAGCAGGCGCGGTACATGGCTGTGCGGTTTGTAAAGACGACAAGGTTCTATCGTTTGTTGAAGATGTTGGCCGACACAATGCCGTTGATACATTGGCTGGTGAGATGTGGCTTAACAAAGAGTCAGGTGAAGACAAGATCTTCTATACCACAGGTCGTTTAACGTCTGAGATGGTAATTAAGGTTGCTCAGATGGGTATCCCTGTTCTGTTATCACGTTCTGGTGTAACACAAATGGGCTTAGACCTTGCTCAGAAGTTCGGCATCACCACTATTGCACGCGCAAAAGGTTTACGCTTCCAAGTGTTCACGGGCGCAGACAAGATCGATTTTGATGTAAAGGGTGAGCAAGCGTCGTCAGAAGACTAG
- a CDS encoding DUF3305 domain-containing protein, with protein MSEIKEFQEQYEKTEAAWPIGVQRIEKEIKTGIWVTTQWELTGFELSPEDDTQDVCLLQLHKDERTDYRFNLSSQQPKLFLVMDNVDSGVEPVIQLLTASQTVAGQYMDGDNQVLSYDIPLPVQAWMEAFIGRHGELLEARRKKRKGAGRSNGN; from the coding sequence ATGTCTGAGATAAAAGAATTCCAAGAACAATATGAAAAAACAGAAGCAGCTTGGCCAATCGGTGTCCAAAGAATAGAGAAAGAGATCAAAACAGGTATCTGGGTAACCACACAATGGGAATTGACGGGGTTTGAACTGTCGCCAGAAGACGATACTCAAGACGTTTGTTTACTTCAATTACATAAAGACGAGCGTACAGACTATCGTTTCAACCTTAGCTCTCAACAACCTAAGCTTTTCTTAGTGATGGATAACGTCGATTCTGGTGTTGAGCCAGTCATTCAGTTACTTACGGCATCACAAACCGTTGCTGGGCAATACATGGACGGTGACAACCAAGTCCTTTCATACGACATTCCTTTGCCTGTACAAGCTTGGATGGAAGCATTCATTGGCCGTCATGGCGAGTTACTAGAAGCAAGACGTAAGAAACG
- a CDS encoding AAA family ATPase translates to MRSLSRFLILTLAILSWPSHANLAYDLQSQPQVSDSAVDLDDRIDSLPDPLFMEPSDRRQVNILLAEVLRVQKQEIKTFEQQIKAYRDNSDADQWFAVQTSYVTLNSLNVSKQHLLEQTNSANKERLTGFGPYGVTQFKQEWELTKLNIEYLVYFQIRSFKALVKDIFISPVPVIGASLKVLFIYFGLAWWLANSTRLIELFRINFLEAKTNPPFLVRVIWYISRADRAIAWLIAITLSLRVLSSIPSLQHLIFLEIFTWWILGGSIAISFILEFAYRLGRTSNQEVIALRLSTIRRYVWSFIVAGVILQISSITLGKGTIYSWIYSALFFWFVLVTISVLRLWRAKVFDTLQHISDRPVWVNWAVNRKDTFLLNILATAIGIVWLSVYNFQHRIMALLSNYTLFSQALAYLFRIEVAKQSDLDKNQQNLVRIKGDQTYEYILPGNIDSTLIDYAGDEIKQLSRYLMSDSPAICIVSGERGVGATTLLYTLLHKVSNAEPVYVSCPYAGYQELLAHLAVSIGLDEEATEIQILAHLRKNNTTYLIAIDNAQRLVKPMVGGLSDLIRLTNLLRRSKKNHRVVISIAKSSWRFVDRARGERLLFDLVCFLPRWTEKQVGELLNSRINTELEKPLSFDGLVVPKQWDQDDMSEEERARQGFYRILWHYSDGNPTVALRFFRLSLNRNKETDQAVVRLFHVPEAQELENMPKPMLAVLRSIVQLEIASPEVLSECTQLSTAEITGILRYFESRGYIGWHEEKARISEHWFRHITNVLDRQHLLVK, encoded by the coding sequence ATGCGTTCACTATCGCGCTTCTTAATCCTCACTTTGGCCATTCTCTCTTGGCCTAGTCATGCCAACTTGGCATATGACTTACAATCTCAGCCGCAGGTATCCGATTCTGCTGTTGACCTCGATGATCGAATTGATTCGTTACCCGATCCTCTCTTTATGGAGCCGTCGGACAGACGCCAAGTCAATATTCTGCTTGCCGAAGTTCTGCGAGTTCAAAAACAGGAAATCAAAACCTTCGAGCAACAGATAAAAGCTTACAGAGATAACAGCGACGCCGATCAATGGTTTGCCGTTCAAACCAGTTACGTCACGCTGAATAGCTTGAACGTAAGTAAACAGCATCTTTTAGAGCAGACCAACTCTGCAAACAAAGAGCGTTTAACCGGTTTTGGTCCCTATGGTGTGACCCAGTTTAAGCAAGAGTGGGAATTGACCAAACTCAATATTGAGTATCTTGTTTATTTCCAAATTCGTAGCTTTAAAGCGCTTGTTAAAGACATCTTTATTTCGCCAGTGCCAGTGATTGGCGCATCGTTAAAAGTGTTGTTTATCTATTTTGGTTTAGCGTGGTGGCTTGCCAACAGCACCCGCTTGATTGAACTGTTTCGAATTAACTTTCTTGAAGCGAAAACGAACCCTCCTTTTCTGGTTCGCGTGATTTGGTATATCAGCCGCGCTGATCGTGCGATTGCTTGGCTAATTGCCATCACATTGTCATTGAGAGTGCTTTCTAGTATCCCTAGTCTTCAACATTTGATTTTCCTGGAGATCTTCACTTGGTGGATTCTAGGTGGTTCGATTGCCATCAGCTTTATTTTGGAATTTGCCTACCGTTTAGGTCGTACATCAAATCAAGAAGTGATAGCACTACGCCTATCGACTATTCGCCGTTATGTATGGAGCTTCATTGTTGCGGGTGTGATTCTCCAGATATCAAGTATTACGCTAGGCAAAGGTACGATTTACAGCTGGATTTACAGCGCTCTGTTTTTCTGGTTTGTGCTGGTCACGATCTCAGTTCTCAGACTATGGAGAGCGAAGGTCTTCGATACGTTGCAACACATCTCTGATCGTCCGGTTTGGGTGAATTGGGCAGTAAACCGCAAGGATACCTTCTTACTTAATATATTGGCGACGGCCATTGGCATCGTGTGGTTGAGTGTTTACAACTTTCAACATCGAATTATGGCCCTGCTATCCAATTACACTTTGTTTAGCCAGGCCTTAGCTTATCTATTTAGAATTGAAGTTGCTAAACAGTCTGACCTTGATAAGAATCAGCAAAACTTGGTTCGAATCAAAGGCGATCAAACCTATGAATACATTCTTCCGGGTAATATCGACAGTACGTTGATAGATTACGCAGGAGATGAAATTAAGCAGTTATCACGCTACTTAATGTCAGACAGCCCGGCTATCTGTATTGTGTCTGGCGAACGTGGTGTCGGCGCGACAACGCTGCTATATACCTTACTGCACAAAGTCTCTAACGCTGAGCCTGTATACGTGAGTTGCCCTTATGCGGGTTACCAAGAGCTTTTAGCGCATTTAGCCGTGAGCATTGGCTTGGACGAAGAAGCGACTGAAATTCAAATATTAGCGCATCTTCGTAAGAACAATACCACTTACCTTATCGCGATTGATAACGCACAACGGCTGGTAAAGCCAATGGTCGGTGGCCTGTCTGATTTGATTCGTTTGACCAACCTTTTGCGTCGTTCTAAAAAGAACCACCGTGTCGTGATATCGATCGCCAAATCAAGCTGGCGATTTGTGGATAGAGCGCGTGGCGAACGTTTGCTGTTTGACTTGGTGTGTTTCCTTCCGCGTTGGACAGAGAAACAAGTGGGTGAACTTCTAAATAGCCGTATCAATACGGAGCTTGAGAAGCCGTTGTCTTTTGATGGTTTAGTAGTCCCTAAGCAATGGGACCAAGATGATATGAGTGAAGAAGAACGTGCACGCCAAGGTTTCTATCGAATTTTGTGGCACTATTCTGATGGCAACCCTACCGTTGCGCTGCGTTTCTTCCGACTCTCTTTGAACCGAAACAAAGAGACAGATCAAGCAGTGGTGCGTCTGTTCCATGTCCCTGAAGCCCAGGAGCTGGAAAATATGCCGAAACCTATGCTGGCTGTACTTCGTTCTATCGTACAACTGGAAATCGCTTCTCCGGAAGTATTGTCTGAATGTACACAGCTGAGCACGGCAGAGATAACGGGGATTCTGCGTTACTTTGAAAGCCGTGGTTATATTGGTTGGCATGAAGAAAAGGCTCGGATTTCTGAGCACTGGTTCCGCCATATTACGAACGTTCTCGACCGTCAACATCTACTGGTGAAGTAA
- a CDS encoding ABC-F family ATPase yields the protein MISTANITQQFGAKPLFENISVKFGEGNRYGLIGANGCGKSTFMKILSGELEPSAGNVSYDPNERVAKLNQDQFAYEEFTVIDTVIMGHKELWAIKQERDRIYSLPEMSEEDGMKVADLEVQFAEMDGYMAEAKAGELLLAVGIEESMHFGLMSEVAPGWKLRVLLSQVLFADPHIMLLDEPTNNLDMDTIKWLEDTLNQRNCTMIIISHDRHFLNSVCTHMADLDYGELRLFPGNYDEYMTAATQARERLLSDNAKKKAQIAELQTFVSRFSANASKAKQATSRAKQIDKIQLDEVKASSRQNPFIRFEQSKELFRNALVVENLSQGFEEDLYNKFDGIFEVGERVAIIGENGVGKTTLLNTLAGALEPRTGEYKWSENSNIGYYAQDHAHDFETDMNLFDWMSQWRQEGEDEQVVRGFLGRMLFGQDDIKKSVKVISGGEQGRMLLGKIMMHKPNILLMDEPTNHMDMESIEALNLALENYKGTLFFVSHDRVFVDSLATRILEIKDGKINDFRGTYAEFLKARG from the coding sequence TTGATCTCCACAGCAAATATCACCCAACAATTCGGCGCTAAGCCACTTTTCGAAAATATTTCAGTTAAGTTCGGCGAAGGCAACCGCTACGGTTTAATCGGCGCGAATGGCTGTGGTAAATCGACGTTCATGAAGATCCTATCTGGTGAACTTGAGCCAAGTGCTGGTAACGTAAGCTACGATCCAAACGAGCGCGTTGCTAAGCTAAACCAAGACCAATTTGCTTACGAAGAATTCACGGTAATCGACACGGTTATCATGGGTCACAAAGAGCTTTGGGCTATTAAGCAAGAGCGTGACCGTATTTACTCTTTGCCAGAAATGAGCGAAGAAGACGGCATGAAAGTGGCCGACCTTGAAGTTCAGTTCGCTGAAATGGACGGCTACATGGCAGAAGCGAAAGCGGGTGAGCTTCTTCTTGCAGTAGGTATTGAAGAATCAATGCACTTCGGTCTGATGAGCGAAGTAGCACCGGGTTGGAAGCTTCGTGTTCTATTGTCTCAAGTACTGTTTGCAGACCCGCATATCATGCTTCTTGACGAACCAACGAACAACCTGGATATGGACACCATCAAATGGCTGGAAGATACGCTAAACCAACGTAACTGCACAATGATCATCATTTCGCACGACCGTCACTTCCTAAACTCTGTTTGTACACACATGGCTGACCTTGATTACGGCGAACTTCGTCTATTCCCAGGTAACTACGATGAGTACATGACGGCAGCGACTCAAGCTCGTGAGCGTCTATTGTCTGACAACGCTAAGAAGAAAGCACAAATTGCTGAACTTCAAACATTCGTATCTCGTTTCTCTGCTAACGCATCGAAAGCGAAGCAAGCAACGTCTCGTGCTAAGCAGATCGATAAAATCCAACTAGACGAAGTTAAAGCGTCTAGCCGTCAAAACCCATTCATCCGTTTCGAACAGTCTAAAGAGCTATTCCGTAACGCACTTGTGGTTGAAAACCTATCTCAAGGTTTTGAAGAAGACCTATACAACAAGTTCGACGGTATCTTCGAAGTAGGTGAGCGTGTTGCTATCATCGGTGAAAACGGTGTAGGTAAAACAACACTACTTAACACACTAGCTGGCGCACTAGAGCCACGCACTGGTGAGTACAAGTGGTCTGAAAACTCAAACATCGGTTACTACGCTCAAGATCACGCACACGATTTCGAGACAGACATGAACCTGTTTGATTGGATGAGCCAATGGCGTCAAGAAGGCGAAGACGAGCAAGTTGTTCGTGGCTTCCTAGGTCGTATGCTATTTGGTCAAGACGACATTAAGAAATCTGTAAAGGTTATCTCTGGTGGTGAGCAAGGTCGTATGCTTCTTGGTAAGATCATGATGCACAAGCCAAACATCCTTCTTATGGATGAACCAACGAACCACATGGATATGGAATCTATCGAAGCGCTTAACCTGGCTCTTGAGAACTACAAAGGCACATTGTTCTTCGTATCTCACGACCGTGTATTCGTAGACTCGCTTGCAACTCGTATCCTTGAAATCAAAGATGGCAAGATCAACGATTTCCGCGGCACTTACGCTGAGTTCTTGAAAGCACGCGGCTAA
- a CDS encoding mechanosensitive ion channel family protein produces the protein MKKLFILLFVGLAGAVSFPTFATEELANVENISKIASLVRWSGVFFSLIVIGAMWLLLKFINSMVTSFGSQFVQYRMLLQKLQSFMQFFIYVSTGLIVFMMSFRINDQILALIGGTLAVSVGFALKDLAASFIAGITVMIDRPFQVGDRVTFEGNYGDIITIGLRSVRMRTLNDDIITIPNNKFLNEVTTSGNYGALDMQVVIPFYVGMNEDITLARDLIQEAASSSRYIHLPKPVTVLVKQTITDNYLAIQLTCKAYVVDTAYEKLFETDITLRVMKEFKKHNINPPKISVAAH, from the coding sequence ATGAAGAAGTTATTTATCCTACTATTTGTTGGCTTGGCAGGTGCTGTCAGTTTCCCGACCTTTGCGACGGAAGAGTTAGCTAACGTAGAAAACATCTCTAAAATTGCGAGCCTTGTGCGATGGAGCGGTGTGTTTTTCTCTCTCATCGTTATCGGTGCGATGTGGTTACTGCTTAAGTTCATCAATTCGATGGTGACGAGCTTTGGTAGCCAATTCGTGCAATACCGAATGCTGCTGCAAAAGCTTCAGTCGTTTATGCAGTTCTTCATCTATGTGAGCACGGGTCTGATTGTGTTCATGATGAGCTTTAGAATCAACGACCAAATACTGGCTCTGATTGGTGGTACCCTCGCCGTGTCTGTCGGTTTTGCACTTAAAGATTTGGCAGCATCATTCATCGCCGGTATCACGGTAATGATTGATAGACCATTTCAAGTTGGTGACCGTGTCACGTTTGAAGGTAACTATGGCGACATTATCACTATTGGTTTACGTTCTGTGCGTATGAGAACGTTGAATGACGACATCATTACGATTCCGAACAACAAGTTCTTAAACGAAGTGACCACCAGTGGTAACTATGGTGCCTTGGATATGCAGGTGGTGATTCCGTTTTATGTCGGAATGAATGAAGACATCACCCTAGCCCGCGACTTGATTCAAGAAGCGGCGTCTTCAAGTCGCTACATCCATTTACCAAAGCCAGTGACTGTTCTGGTTAAACAGACGATCACCGACAACTACCTTGCGATACAGTTGACGTGTAAGGCTTATGTAGTGGATACCGCGTATGAGAAGTTGTTTGAGACCGACATTACCCTGCGAGTGATGAAAGAGTTTAAGAAGCACAACATCAACCCACCGAAGATCTCAGTGGCAGCGCATTAG
- a CDS encoding methyl-accepting chemotaxis protein yields MNNPSEPQNRLLSLSIRSKFILINLTLFISVFIYAIYEQFSLDKLESLELAATENLRSSVDLLTLRRHEKDFLSRHDQKYAERFDKTADTLNQRLVTLNQTLTSHELHLTDQMTKISDTLHQYQKQFHQIVNQVNDIERTTPPLGFVATLDGKRTALKSAIESESSLALELALLELIEKDFHYLAHINSQTNAALTNALVEFEPYSQTSIATEQAYSEYKAAVETLLVANSNLGLSAELGLRGALRSNVHQTEQAIEEVQNEISQAITAAVRNTQNMLHLFGAAIVALLSLLLVFIGRNILGRIKAINVMMESIANGDGDLTVRMNARGNDELAQLAHSFDTFIDKLHGNIKELSGVMTVLTDSSCSSEEAAVKSMSNAEKQKQQSESVATAVNELVMTSNEVTANIENAATNAEKIKENAHQALQKTQSTNDSINVLVENIAESQDLIVQLEEQSREINQVVTTIQGIAEQTNLLALNAAIEAARAGDHGRGFAVVASEVRELSLMTNDSTHQIESTIHGLTTGIDKTVAKMTASLEQTELVKNQTKDVVNAIEGIHFQVGEMFDLNSQISTASEEQSMVSVEIDRNITDIAHLASDTYTVVSGSVRCSEQVSSVSVKLEKIVAQFKY; encoded by the coding sequence ATGAACAATCCATCGGAACCTCAGAATCGTTTGCTGTCTCTTTCTATTCGCAGTAAGTTTATTTTAATCAACCTCACCCTGTTTATTTCTGTTTTTATCTATGCCATCTACGAGCAGTTCAGCTTAGACAAATTGGAATCATTGGAGCTCGCTGCGACCGAAAACCTTAGAAGCTCAGTCGATTTATTAACGCTTAGGCGACATGAGAAAGACTTTTTGTCTCGACACGATCAAAAATACGCAGAGCGTTTCGATAAAACTGCCGACACATTGAATCAAAGATTGGTGACGTTGAACCAAACCCTAACCTCGCACGAGCTTCACCTTACCGATCAAATGACTAAAATCTCCGATACCCTTCATCAGTACCAGAAACAGTTCCATCAGATCGTCAATCAAGTGAACGACATTGAACGCACAACCCCACCTTTAGGCTTTGTCGCAACCCTCGATGGAAAAAGAACAGCGCTGAAATCAGCAATCGAATCAGAATCAAGTTTGGCACTGGAACTTGCGTTGTTAGAGCTGATCGAAAAAGACTTCCATTACCTCGCACATATTAATAGCCAAACGAATGCGGCGTTAACCAATGCTCTTGTTGAGTTTGAACCCTACTCCCAAACTTCGATTGCGACTGAACAAGCCTATTCCGAATATAAGGCCGCGGTTGAAACTCTGTTGGTTGCTAACAGCAATCTAGGTTTGTCTGCAGAGTTGGGGCTTAGAGGCGCCTTACGTAGCAATGTTCATCAAACAGAACAAGCCATTGAAGAAGTGCAGAATGAGATAAGCCAAGCGATTACAGCGGCAGTTAGAAACACACAAAACATGTTACATCTGTTTGGTGCAGCTATCGTCGCTCTGCTTTCTCTGTTATTGGTGTTCATCGGTCGCAACATCCTGGGTCGTATCAAAGCGATAAACGTGATGATGGAGTCTATTGCAAATGGAGATGGAGATTTAACCGTCAGAATGAACGCCAGAGGTAACGACGAGCTCGCTCAACTTGCCCACTCGTTCGATACCTTCATCGATAAACTGCACGGTAACATCAAAGAGCTATCCGGCGTGATGACGGTGTTGACAGACAGTTCATGCAGCTCTGAAGAAGCGGCGGTTAAAAGCATGAGCAATGCAGAGAAACAAAAGCAGCAATCTGAATCGGTAGCAACGGCAGTTAACGAGTTAGTGATGACGAGTAATGAGGTGACGGCGAACATCGAAAATGCCGCAACCAATGCCGAGAAGATCAAAGAAAATGCCCATCAAGCGCTACAAAAGACACAATCAACAAACGACAGTATTAATGTCTTGGTAGAAAACATTGCAGAGTCGCAAGATCTCATCGTTCAGCTCGAAGAACAGAGCCGTGAAATCAATCAGGTAGTGACGACCATTCAAGGTATTGCTGAGCAAACCAACCTATTGGCACTTAATGCTGCGATTGAAGCAGCGCGTGCCGGCGATCATGGACGAGGTTTCGCTGTGGTTGCGTCCGAAGTGCGAGAGCTTTCCCTAATGACCAACGATTCAACCCATCAAATAGAATCCACGATTCATGGTTTAACCACTGGAATAGACAAGACCGTCGCTAAGATGACAGCGAGCTTAGAACAAACTGAGCTGGTGAAAAACCAAACCAAAGACGTGGTGAATGCCATAGAAGGAATACACTTCCAAGTTGGCGAGATGTTCGACTTAAACAGCCAGATCTCAACAGCGTCTGAAGAGCAATCGATGGTTTCTGTTGAGATTGACCGAAACATTACTGATATCGCTCACCTTGCTAGTGACACCTATACTGTGGTTTCTGGGTCGGTACGTTGCAGTGAACAAGTCTCGAGTGTGAGTGTGAAGCTAGAGAAGATTGTCGCGCAGTTTAAGTATTAG